The following coding sequences lie in one Paenibacillus durus ATCC 35681 genomic window:
- a CDS encoding ABC transporter substrate-binding protein, giving the protein MKRTKGRVTMLCVSLAGVLALTACGGQAGEGQNSQTGSSESAKTKTIYIYQNKIEIDKALKKTAEAYTALHPDIQFSIESVSDNFSTGLKTKLASGELPDVFTVNGNQVLKLWQSQLEDLTDQPWTKDMIPLAKEGITGDDGKVYGLPVSVEGYGYVYNKKLFQQAGISKVPVTLTELKQDVESLKSAGIQPLVGAYMDWYQAGNFLVNMGIARQKDPLAFIKGLYDGTATFVGNEIFKEVADFIQYDFANGKNGLSTSFNNQTTQLVNGEIAMTLGGNWLQPTIDNGNASLETGLMPLPVNDNPEENDKLYAGVSGYWAINKDSDVKEEVKDFFNWLVTTPEGQIHMTKDMQIIPGFSSFSADNEAIGDLGADLSRYLKEGKVYGSYNSYYPDGADQAFGEAVQRFVAGQVDKDGFLQELQNEWDRLTE; this is encoded by the coding sequence ATGAAGAGAACAAAAGGGAGAGTCACAATGTTGTGCGTGTCGTTAGCAGGAGTGCTGGCTTTGACGGCATGCGGCGGACAAGCGGGCGAAGGACAAAATTCGCAAACGGGTTCTTCGGAAAGCGCTAAAACCAAGACGATATACATTTATCAGAACAAAATTGAGATTGACAAGGCATTGAAAAAGACAGCAGAAGCGTACACTGCCCTTCACCCGGACATTCAATTTTCGATTGAGTCTGTTAGCGACAATTTCAGCACGGGTCTCAAGACCAAGTTGGCTTCCGGAGAACTGCCCGATGTCTTTACAGTAAATGGGAATCAGGTTTTGAAACTCTGGCAGTCCCAACTGGAGGACTTGACGGATCAGCCCTGGACTAAAGATATGATTCCCCTGGCGAAGGAAGGCATTACCGGAGATGATGGAAAAGTATACGGCCTGCCGGTGTCTGTGGAAGGATATGGATATGTCTATAACAAAAAGCTCTTTCAGCAAGCGGGGATATCCAAGGTTCCCGTAACATTAACCGAATTGAAACAGGATGTCGAATCGCTGAAATCAGCCGGAATACAACCCTTAGTAGGGGCATATATGGATTGGTATCAGGCTGGTAATTTCCTGGTTAATATGGGGATTGCCCGTCAGAAGGATCCGCTGGCTTTTATTAAAGGGTTATATGACGGAACCGCTACATTTGTTGGAAATGAAATTTTTAAGGAAGTGGCGGATTTTATTCAATATGATTTTGCCAACGGAAAGAACGGGCTGAGCACCAGCTTTAATAATCAGACTACCCAATTGGTGAATGGCGAGATAGCTATGACGCTCGGAGGAAACTGGCTCCAGCCGACTATCGATAATGGAAATGCGAGCCTCGAAACAGGGTTAATGCCTCTCCCGGTGAACGACAATCCGGAAGAGAATGACAAACTGTATGCGGGCGTTAGTGGTTATTGGGCCATCAATAAGGATTCTGATGTGAAAGAAGAAGTAAAGGACTTCTTTAACTGGCTTGTCACTACGCCGGAAGGACAAATCCATATGACCAAGGACATGCAGATTATACCGGGATTCTCTTCCTTTTCAGCGGATAATGAAGCGATTGGTGATTTGGGAGCAGACCTTTCCCGCTACTTAAAGGAAGGAAAGGTATATGGATCGTACAATTCCTACTACCCGGATGGTGCTGATCAGGCTTTTGGGGAAGCCGTACAGAGATTTGTAGCCGGTCAAGTAGATAAGGACGGTTTCCTACAGGAATTACAAAACGAATGGGATCGTCTGACTGAATAA
- a CDS encoding carbohydrate ABC transporter permease — MKKNPVSMLITFMVVLAGVLIFVAPLWIMVMNSFKPLNEIIAFPLRFPDEWSFDNYAKAWEEVNIPNIMKNTAIVSFSAVCGVIILATMTAYWAERYPTVYSRIFSSAILLSMLIPFATIMIPLVQVMKFLHLNNTIPGAVLAYWGIGLAFAFFMIRSGVKTLPYELEEAARIDGCGVIQVFVRIVFPLLSPVVFSVFVMDMFWVWNDFIIPLILLNNQKLSTVQLAINRLFGMYNSRWDIALPALTMSMLPIIVIFILLQKKIVGGVMAGAVKG; from the coding sequence ATGAAAAAGAACCCCGTTTCCATGTTGATCACGTTTATGGTTGTGCTCGCGGGGGTGCTCATCTTTGTGGCCCCTTTATGGATCATGGTCATGAACTCCTTTAAGCCGCTTAACGAAATTATCGCCTTTCCGCTTCGGTTTCCAGACGAGTGGAGCTTCGATAATTATGCAAAGGCTTGGGAAGAAGTGAACATCCCTAACATTATGAAGAACACAGCCATAGTGTCCTTTTCCGCTGTATGTGGTGTCATTATTCTGGCAACGATGACGGCTTACTGGGCGGAGCGGTATCCGACTGTCTATTCCCGAATCTTTAGCAGTGCCATCCTGCTATCCATGTTGATTCCCTTCGCGACAATTATGATTCCTCTTGTCCAAGTCATGAAGTTCTTGCATTTAAACAATACAATTCCGGGAGCAGTGCTGGCCTATTGGGGGATTGGACTCGCTTTCGCTTTTTTTATGATCCGCAGTGGAGTCAAGACTCTTCCTTATGAATTGGAGGAGGCTGCCCGGATTGATGGATGCGGTGTGATTCAGGTATTTGTAAGAATTGTGTTTCCTCTACTTTCACCGGTCGTATTCAGTGTATTTGTGATGGATATGTTCTGGGTTTGGAATGATTTTATCATTCCACTGATTCTGCTGAACAATCAGAAACTTAGTACCGTTCAACTGGCGATTAACCGCTTGTTCGGCATGTATAACAGCCGTTGGGACATAGCTTTGCCTGCTCTAACCATGAGCATGCTTCCTATAATTGTTATTTTTATCCTTCTGCAAAAGAAAATTGTCGGAGGCGTAATGGCGGGCGCTGTAAAAGGTTGA
- a CDS encoding ABC transporter permease subunit, whose product MKKKKKYNMLWGNLLFLGPSTLVFLAVVVIPFAISIIYSFSNWNGISNEIKFVGLNNFNNIFSGKAKFLDAFWFTLRITAVSVLLINLLGILLAVALTARLPLRNPFRAAFYLPQTMGGLILGFIWQFIFIAGFPAIGDKLNLGFFTQQWLGTEKTAFAALVIVNVWQNAGYVMVIMIAALSGISSELIESAKVDGSRPLNTFLRIKLPLCVPYITVSLFWTISSALKMFETNVSLTKGGPYGSTTSMALNIYNDAFANNKYGLATAEALVFFVIILAITSVQLYMSKRKESQIL is encoded by the coding sequence TTGAAGAAAAAAAAGAAATATAACATGTTATGGGGTAATCTTCTGTTTCTGGGACCTTCCACGTTAGTTTTTCTTGCCGTCGTTGTTATTCCATTTGCTATAAGTATTATTTACTCGTTCTCCAATTGGAATGGAATTTCCAATGAAATTAAGTTTGTGGGACTCAACAATTTCAACAATATATTCTCGGGGAAAGCGAAGTTTTTGGATGCTTTCTGGTTCACTCTCCGTATTACTGCGGTCAGTGTACTGCTCATCAATCTGCTCGGCATACTTTTGGCTGTAGCATTGACAGCCAGGCTGCCTCTTCGGAACCCATTCCGGGCCGCCTTTTATTTGCCGCAAACGATGGGAGGATTAATCCTTGGTTTTATTTGGCAGTTTATTTTTATTGCCGGTTTTCCGGCGATCGGTGACAAGCTGAATTTGGGCTTCTTTACCCAGCAATGGCTCGGAACAGAGAAGACGGCATTCGCCGCGTTAGTCATTGTCAATGTTTGGCAAAATGCGGGTTATGTGATGGTCATCATGATCGCCGCTTTGAGCGGAATTTCTTCGGAGCTGATTGAATCCGCGAAGGTTGACGGTTCCAGACCCCTAAATACGTTTCTCCGGATCAAACTGCCCTTGTGTGTTCCGTACATTACAGTCTCCCTGTTCTGGACGATTTCAAGTGCGCTCAAGATGTTTGAGACTAATGTTTCTCTGACAAAAGGAGGGCCCTACGGCTCAACTACATCTATGGCCTTAAATATCTATAATGATGCCTTTGCCAACAATAAGTACGGATTAGCCACCGCGGAGGCGCTAGTGTTCTTTGTCATTATTTTAGCGATCACCTCGGTTCAATTGTACATGAGCAAAAGGAAGGAGAGTCAAATCTTATGA
- a CDS encoding helix-turn-helix domain-containing protein, with protein sequence MNYSHESIMVPEGFLAWIYLHSENQVTLVEDHWHRSLELTLMLEGESLYNINGNEILVRENELVLINSGEIHSCQIDWSKPYEALTIIFPFDLLKQSNPSVEKFFFTLDNDSPNYTQLVSIFRETYHLFKKRASNPHYQLKLNSAFYDILYLLMTSFITEKKLSLSVKSQKYWNRCQMIIEYVDEHYKEQLTLTSLSREFGISKEHLARTFKEYMGTTFKKHLTRIRLFYAYQLLIYTDYSLLEIAMKEGFTDSRSFINSFKEIYGITPQKYRKTLVNHHIIRHKKYDLT encoded by the coding sequence ATGAATTATAGCCACGAAAGTATTATGGTTCCCGAAGGATTTTTGGCATGGATATACTTGCATTCGGAAAACCAAGTCACCTTGGTGGAAGATCATTGGCACCGCAGTCTGGAGTTAACTTTAATGCTTGAAGGCGAGAGCTTATATAACATAAATGGAAACGAAATCCTTGTTCGCGAGAATGAATTAGTTTTGATTAACAGCGGAGAAATTCACAGTTGTCAAATTGATTGGTCCAAGCCCTATGAGGCTTTAACGATTATTTTTCCTTTTGATCTGCTGAAACAATCCAATCCAAGCGTTGAAAAATTTTTCTTCACCTTGGACAATGATTCGCCCAACTATACACAATTGGTCTCAATATTTAGAGAAACCTACCACCTTTTCAAAAAACGAGCCTCCAATCCGCATTACCAACTAAAATTAAATAGTGCGTTTTATGATATTTTGTATCTTCTCATGACCAGCTTCATTACTGAAAAAAAACTGTCCTTGTCTGTAAAATCCCAAAAGTACTGGAATAGATGCCAAATGATTATCGAATATGTAGACGAACATTATAAAGAGCAGCTTACCTTAACCTCATTGTCCAGGGAGTTTGGGATATCCAAAGAGCATCTGGCAAGAACATTTAAAGAATATATGGGAACAACTTTTAAAAAGCATCTCACCCGTATCCGTCTGTTTTACGCTTATCAGTTACTTATCTATACCGATTACTCCCTCCTGGAAATCGCTATGAAAGAAGGCTTTACCGACAGCCGCTCCTTTATCAATAGTTTCAAAGAAATATATGGGATCACTCCGCAAAAATACAGAAAAACACTGGTAAATCATCACATCATCCGGCATAAAAAATACGATTTGACGTAA
- a CDS encoding alpha/beta fold hydrolase, whose product MVEEMIELDHIGINVRYSLDYKAVVLFLHFSGGNLNMWEGIIPQFEKEYGIIAPDFRGHGQSDKPETGYHIDDMANDIYLLLQRLNVDQCHIVGSSMGAEVGLSLAASHPELVLSLICEGALYNEFGEHGLFNGTEEEIERRKEDLRVQLTERKERIFKTKEEYTEEERAKLTEQGLWNEYFLAFLENNLQQMQNGNFTYCYLNRVRTEYVQKYWDVKFEQYYKKIQCPVLFLPSKEEWADEKIRSSLHTFTSLLDVYEIECIENSIHAYVWMQLPITAGEVAKRFISKQI is encoded by the coding sequence ATGGTAGAAGAAATGATAGAACTAGATCATATAGGGATTAATGTAAGGTATTCGCTAGATTATAAGGCAGTTGTTTTATTTCTTCACTTTAGTGGCGGGAATTTGAACATGTGGGAAGGAATCATACCGCAATTTGAAAAGGAATACGGCATCATTGCTCCTGATTTTCGAGGACATGGCCAATCAGACAAGCCCGAAACAGGATATCACATTGATGATATGGCGAATGATATTTATTTATTGCTGCAGCGACTAAACGTAGATCAATGCCACATCGTAGGTAGTTCAATGGGGGCTGAGGTTGGTCTGAGTTTAGCTGCGTCACATCCGGAGCTCGTCCTATCCCTTATATGTGAGGGTGCTTTATATAATGAGTTTGGAGAACACGGGTTATTTAATGGTACTGAGGAAGAAATTGAACGGAGAAAAGAAGACCTTAGGGTTCAACTAACTGAAAGGAAGGAACGCATATTTAAAACGAAAGAAGAGTATACCGAGGAAGAACGAGCAAAATTAACAGAGCAAGGATTATGGAATGAATATTTCTTAGCCTTCCTTGAAAACAATCTACAACAGATGCAAAATGGTAATTTTACATATTGTTATTTAAACCGTGTTAGAACAGAGTATGTTCAAAAATACTGGGATGTGAAGTTTGAGCAATACTACAAGAAGATACAATGTCCTGTTTTATTTCTTCCCAGCAAAGAAGAGTGGGCGGATGAGAAAATTAGAAGTAGTCTTCATACATTCACTAGTCTATTAGATGTATACGAAATTGAGTGTATAGAAAACTCTATCCATGCCTATGTCTGGATGCAACTTCCGATTACAGCAGGAGAAGTAGCCAAAAGATTTATAAGTAAACAAATCTAG
- a CDS encoding lipase family protein, whose amino-acid sequence MQMANNNDYEQRAIFLSAICGQTYAQFTNTDGSFVIPLNYSVSHTIQAKSINNVWERFGFIIESPQEIIVAFRGTSQASDWLSDIIASQKRFKYVKEDCLTHRGFTDIYSSARGGIISALTRLSPDKTLYITGHSLGAALATLCAMDIAVNTAHSSPNLYTFGSPRVGDPAFAKAFTKYVRNSYRIANLFDVVTYAPPSVYKLPKQEKKYYYSHVQTFRSLSFQNGGIGLNHIIGSYFAELSRLQPQFTQLLCVTNPGFCPVAEVKPQKPTKTV is encoded by the coding sequence ATGCAGATGGCTAATAATAACGATTATGAACAGCGGGCGATCTTTCTGTCTGCAATCTGCGGACAGACCTATGCCCAATTTACAAATACGGACGGCTCGTTTGTCATTCCCTTGAATTATTCGGTTAGTCATACCATCCAAGCGAAATCCATTAACAATGTATGGGAGCGCTTTGGGTTTATTATCGAATCTCCGCAAGAGATTATTGTCGCCTTTCGGGGAACGAGCCAGGCGTCCGATTGGCTCTCTGACATCATCGCCTCGCAAAAGAGGTTCAAATATGTTAAGGAGGACTGCCTTACCCATCGTGGTTTCACAGACATCTATTCCTCAGCCCGTGGTGGCATTATTTCCGCACTTACCCGGTTGTCGCCTGACAAAACGTTATACATTACCGGACACAGCCTCGGTGCGGCGCTCGCGACATTATGTGCGATGGATATTGCCGTCAACACGGCTCATTCCTCACCCAACCTGTATACCTTCGGCTCTCCCCGTGTAGGTGATCCGGCATTTGCGAAAGCTTTTACAAAGTATGTAAGGAACAGCTACCGTATTGCCAATCTCTTTGACGTCGTAACCTATGCACCACCATCCGTCTACAAGCTGCCCAAGCAGGAAAAAAAGTACTACTACAGTCATGTCCAGACCTTCCGATCGCTATCTTTCCAGAATGGAGGCATTGGCCTCAATCACATCATCGGCAGCTATTTCGCAGAGCTCTCCCGGCTTCAGCCGCAATTCACCCAATTGTTATGTGTAACGAACCCAGGGTTCTGTCCAGTTGCGGAAGTGAAACCACAAAAACCAACAAAGACTGTTTAG
- a CDS encoding alkaline phosphatase, translated as MKSRKKYGFKTIIAGTAATALLLSGAYAVQAPKQADAASSRTKNVILFVGDGMGTAQRDAIRLATVGEKGKLAMDSMPYVGLIHTSSTTPVTDSAASATAYAIGEKTYNGAIGMNADKKSVQTIMEYAKGAGKSTGVVTTSQVTDATGAAFGAHVENRSKQSDIALQFLTQSKVDVILGGGEDFWYPAGNPGKFKDEPAEDPSEKSKGTQGNLVDKAKQLGYTYVSNKADLQKAKSGKLLGLFANEEMFQQKPEGEGDIYNPVVSLPEMTKKAIDTLAANKKGFFLMVEEEGTDEFAHENNAKMTIKAGQELDKSVQVAKDFAKKNPDTLVLVLADHETGGFSIEEVDAKDESGDGISKEDGPFAIANSKLNFVVDWTTSGHTAVDVPVTAMGRNAELFTGVYENTEIYHKLMQSLGLKEKK; from the coding sequence ATGAAATCACGGAAAAAGTACGGATTTAAAACTATCATTGCCGGAACTGCGGCAACCGCCCTATTGCTTTCGGGTGCCTACGCTGTACAAGCTCCTAAACAGGCAGATGCCGCTTCCTCACGAACGAAAAATGTCATTCTGTTTGTTGGTGATGGAATGGGAACAGCCCAACGTGATGCGATCCGGCTTGCGACTGTAGGCGAAAAAGGCAAGCTGGCCATGGATTCCATGCCATACGTAGGATTAATTCATACAAGCTCCACCACCCCGGTAACGGATTCGGCCGCTTCGGCCACGGCATATGCCATCGGAGAAAAGACTTATAATGGCGCAATCGGAATGAATGCCGACAAAAAATCGGTACAAACGATTATGGAATACGCCAAAGGCGCCGGAAAATCCACCGGAGTGGTTACAACCAGCCAAGTTACGGACGCTACTGGCGCTGCCTTCGGCGCACACGTAGAAAACCGTTCCAAACAGAGCGACATCGCCTTGCAGTTTTTGACCCAAAGTAAAGTTGATGTCATTCTCGGCGGCGGCGAGGATTTCTGGTATCCGGCAGGAAATCCCGGCAAATTCAAAGATGAGCCCGCCGAAGATCCTTCGGAGAAAAGCAAAGGGACTCAAGGCAACCTTGTCGATAAAGCCAAACAATTAGGCTACACCTATGTATCGAACAAAGCCGATCTGCAAAAAGCAAAAAGCGGTAAACTTCTCGGACTGTTCGCAAATGAGGAAATGTTCCAGCAAAAGCCTGAAGGCGAAGGGGATATTTATAACCCGGTAGTCTCTCTGCCAGAGATGACTAAAAAAGCGATAGATACACTCGCTGCCAATAAAAAAGGCTTTTTCCTGATGGTGGAAGAAGAAGGTACGGACGAATTTGCCCACGAAAACAATGCGAAAATGACAATTAAAGCAGGCCAGGAGCTGGATAAATCCGTTCAAGTGGCCAAAGATTTTGCCAAGAAAAACCCGGATACGCTTGTCCTTGTGCTTGCCGACCATGAAACGGGCGGGTTCTCCATTGAAGAAGTTGACGCCAAGGACGAGTCGGGCGACGGCATTTCCAAAGAAGATGGTCCTTTCGCCATTGCGAACTCCAAGCTTAACTTCGTAGTTGACTGGACCACCTCAGGTCATACGGCAGTTGACGTTCCCGTAACTGCAATGGGCCGGAACGCTGAACTGTTCACTGGAGTCTATGAAAATACCGAAATATACCACAAGCTCATGCAGTCCTTGGGACTTAAAGAAAAAAAGTAA
- a CDS encoding contractile injection system protein, VgrG/Pvc8 family codes for MGYPIISYNNTNLQIINPKIKIIQKLNDHAKLRITGILSGDTDEKYINQMNVNAKLTVSFQNDNGQKVILFKGLVSNIRIRYVANVAHLFAEAKSFTSKMDQTPHSRSFQNTKMKYQTILKLIMEQYPQSDLISQLKEQTLGSFTVQYKETDWEFLKRMASRFGWGLAPNPVGDHVQFYFGLPDGAQRGELQEFNYSMTRTTNRSNASILFYKVQTTGTNEAALNIGDEVKFNGLLLKVLQSVAAIRHGSLWHEYLLATDDGMKQDLILNEQIRGMTLKSKVIGLEQDHVKVFFYEMDKVKPAVPDTCAFPYATFYTSEGNTGWYCMPELFDFVDIYFPTHEEKDAIVTHSIRRRSKGGDLIKDPSVKIFMTKYRKAVIFEKNEILITGNDDEVVIRLLDDHGIELRSKKDIRVKADGNLDLRAGNTVQITAKNAIGLKCKTSVLEMDGNIKLSGASINMH; via the coding sequence ATGGGCTATCCAATAATAAGTTACAATAATACAAATCTTCAAATTATAAATCCCAAAATCAAAATCATACAGAAGTTGAATGACCATGCGAAATTACGTATTACTGGTATATTATCTGGTGATACAGATGAGAAGTATATCAATCAAATGAATGTTAATGCCAAACTAACGGTTTCTTTTCAAAATGATAATGGTCAAAAGGTGATTTTGTTCAAAGGCTTAGTTTCTAACATCCGAATTAGATATGTGGCGAACGTAGCCCATTTGTTTGCTGAAGCTAAATCCTTTACAAGCAAAATGGATCAAACCCCTCACAGTCGTTCCTTTCAAAATACTAAAATGAAATACCAAACTATTCTTAAGCTAATTATGGAGCAGTATCCCCAGTCAGATTTAATAAGTCAATTAAAGGAACAGACTCTTGGTTCGTTTACGGTGCAATATAAAGAGACAGATTGGGAATTTCTCAAACGCATGGCATCCCGTTTTGGTTGGGGATTAGCACCTAATCCGGTTGGGGATCATGTTCAATTTTATTTTGGCCTGCCAGACGGCGCTCAAAGAGGGGAACTACAGGAGTTTAATTATTCCATGACCCGTACTACCAATCGATCTAACGCTTCCATCTTGTTCTATAAAGTACAAACAACAGGAACGAATGAAGCCGCGCTGAATATTGGAGACGAGGTTAAGTTCAATGGGCTCTTGCTAAAAGTTCTTCAAAGTGTTGCCGCCATTCGTCATGGCTCTTTGTGGCATGAATACCTTCTTGCAACTGATGACGGAATGAAACAGGATTTAATATTAAATGAACAAATTCGGGGGATGACCTTAAAGTCCAAAGTAATCGGTCTTGAACAAGACCATGTGAAGGTATTCTTTTATGAAATGGATAAGGTTAAGCCTGCTGTTCCTGATACTTGTGCCTTTCCATATGCTACATTCTATACTTCAGAGGGCAATACAGGCTGGTACTGTATGCCGGAGTTATTTGACTTTGTAGACATCTATTTTCCAACCCATGAGGAAAAGGACGCTATCGTAACCCATTCTATTCGGAGAAGATCGAAGGGAGGCGATCTGATTAAAGATCCTTCTGTAAAAATCTTCATGACCAAATACCGTAAAGCTGTAATCTTTGAAAAGAACGAAATCCTTATTACCGGTAACGACGATGAAGTGGTCATTCGATTGCTGGACGACCATGGAATTGAGCTGCGAAGCAAAAAAGATATCCGAGTTAAAGCAGACGGAAATCTTGATCTTAGAGCAGGAAATACGGTACAGATCACGGCTAAAAACGCCATAGGTCTCAAATGCAAGACAAGTGTGCTAGAGATGGATGGAAATATTAAGCTAAGCGGTGCCAGTATAAATATGCACTAA
- a CDS encoding WD40 repeat domain-containing protein has product MMMKFLKPVLLTILIIGLSACNSSIGQSTARSPQQTRHVEETPLQTKKENEEKSISEQKQHSWLLAGEEGLDEYVQFLVNLDDPSGKTFIRVDDMIDAMQTKEERIKYRDSQIDVRKITEDGSRIAILRDSHEDHQSVIQIYNLDSGEKENEFELPKDAYYPLVSPDLNKYLYELNKHIYLYDLSNDQTIEENNITIEGLYSGQFSPDGSKFTFTDDQKGIILIDLFKQEKKRLLTDTKIAFVNTWDQENQLIYTVAKNSKKYQGDMYSLKIVNEDNKWLGTYLYSSVLSPDHTKLIYGDSDEIKTYMIDTKSGEKRDISRTLEGTGSWITPLQWLDTGLDYMKYSNRKK; this is encoded by the coding sequence ATGATGATGAAATTTCTGAAACCAGTACTACTAACTATTTTAATAATAGGTTTATCAGCTTGTAATTCCAGTATTGGGCAGTCAACCGCTCGCTCTCCCCAGCAAACCAGACATGTAGAAGAAACCCCACTTCAAACAAAAAAGGAAAATGAAGAAAAATCTATTAGTGAACAAAAACAACATAGCTGGCTTCTGGCTGGAGAAGAAGGTTTAGATGAGTATGTACAGTTTTTAGTTAATTTAGACGACCCGTCGGGAAAAACCTTCATCCGAGTCGATGACATGATTGATGCAATGCAAACTAAGGAAGAGCGGATTAAATATAGGGATTCACAAATAGATGTAAGAAAAATAACAGAAGATGGTAGTAGAATAGCGATTCTTAGAGATAGTCATGAAGATCACCAGTCGGTTATTCAAATTTATAATTTAGACTCAGGTGAAAAAGAAAATGAATTTGAGTTGCCAAAGGATGCTTATTACCCGTTGGTTTCACCAGATCTAAATAAGTATTTATATGAATTGAACAAACATATTTATCTATACGATTTGTCAAATGATCAAACGATAGAAGAGAATAATATTACTATTGAAGGCCTCTATTCGGGGCAATTTTCCCCGGATGGCTCAAAGTTCACCTTTACGGATGATCAGAAAGGAATTATATTGATTGACCTTTTTAAACAGGAGAAGAAACGTTTACTTACCGACACAAAAATAGCATTTGTGAATACATGGGATCAAGAAAATCAATTGATTTATACAGTTGCTAAAAATAGTAAAAAATATCAGGGAGACATGTACTCACTCAAAATAGTTAATGAGGACAATAAATGGTTAGGTACATACTTATATTCTTCTGTGCTATCTCCAGACCACACCAAATTGATCTATGGCGATTCTGATGAAATAAAAACTTACATGATTGATACAAAAAGTGGGGAGAAAAGAGATATATCCCGAACCTTAGAAGGTACGGGCAGTTGGATCACACCTTTACAATGGTTAGACACAGGTCTAGATTACATGAAATATAGTAATCGTAAAAAGTAA